Proteins encoded by one window of bacterium:
- a CDS encoding DNA methyltransferase translates to MNTLYYGDNLDILRRYLKDETVDLVYLDPPFKSNQDYNVLFQEQNGSRSAAQIKAFGDTWRWDRAAAEAYEEVVEAGGPVSRAMQAFRTFLGENDMLAYLSMMAPRLMELHRVLKPTGSIYLHCDPTASHYLKMLMDAVFGPAQFRNEIIWERTVSHNIRTKGYVRANDTILYYSKTTQFVFNDQYTAYGPEQMRRYKPDETGRLYKAENLTFSSPNLSRQFEWRGAKPPPYRSWGASLEQLEEWYAQGRILLKQDGTPRLDGLKVYLDETKGKPVSTNWADIPRIGNTSAERLGYPTQKPEALLERIVAASTNEGDTVLDPFCGCGTTVAAAQKLKRRWIGIDITHLAITLIKHRLYDAFGDRATYKVIGEPVSLPDAQDLAVHDPYQFQWWALGLVGARPVEQKKGADRGIDGRLYFHDEGEGGKTKQIILSVKAGNVTVAHVRDLRGVLDREKAEIGVLISMEEPTKQMRAEVAGAGFYLSPVWGRKHPRLQVLTVAELLEGKRIDYPPSGQVNVTFKKAPKAKAREAEQLTLAAEDKAEYRTKGR, encoded by the coding sequence GTGAACACGCTCTATTACGGCGACAACCTGGACATTCTCCGCCGCTACCTCAAGGACGAGACGGTAGACCTTGTCTATCTCGATCCGCCCTTCAAGTCCAACCAGGACTACAACGTGCTGTTTCAGGAGCAGAATGGCTCGCGGTCGGCGGCGCAGATCAAGGCGTTCGGGGACACGTGGCGCTGGGATCGGGCTGCGGCGGAGGCGTACGAGGAGGTCGTCGAGGCAGGAGGCCCGGTGTCGCGCGCCATGCAGGCGTTCCGCACGTTCCTGGGCGAGAACGACATGCTGGCCTACCTCTCGATGATGGCCCCGCGCTTGATGGAATTGCATCGGGTCCTGAAACCGACCGGCAGCATCTACCTGCACTGCGACCCGACGGCCAGCCACTACCTCAAGATGCTCATGGATGCAGTGTTCGGGCCAGCGCAGTTCCGAAACGAGATTATCTGGGAGCGAACCGTCTCCCATAACATCCGAACCAAGGGATATGTTCGGGCGAACGACACGATTCTTTACTACTCAAAGACCACACAGTTCGTGTTCAATGACCAGTACACAGCGTATGGCCCGGAACAAATGCGCCGGTATAAACCGGACGAAACTGGCAGGCTCTACAAGGCGGAGAACCTCACTTTCTCATCTCCCAATCTTAGTCGGCAATTCGAGTGGAGAGGGGCCAAGCCGCCGCCCTACCGTTCCTGGGGTGCCTCCTTGGAGCAACTGGAAGAATGGTACGCGCAAGGCCGAATACTGCTAAAGCAGGACGGCACGCCGAGGCTGGATGGCCTAAAGGTGTACCTGGATGAGACGAAAGGCAAACCGGTCTCCACGAACTGGGCAGATATTCCCAGAATCGGGAACACATCGGCGGAGCGTCTCGGCTATCCCACACAGAAGCCCGAGGCTCTGCTTGAGCGAATCGTCGCTGCAAGCACCAACGAGGGTGACACGGTCCTCGATCCGTTCTGCGGCTGCGGGACAACGGTAGCTGCTGCGCAGAAGCTCAAGCGGCGTTGGATCGGCATAGACATCACGCACTTGGCGATCACGCTGATCAAGCACCGTCTGTACGATGCGTTCGGAGATCGGGCGACCTACAAGGTGATTGGGGAGCCGGTTTCTCTACCGGACGCACAAGACTTGGCGGTGCATGACCCGTACCAGTTTCAATGGTGGGCGCTCGGACTCGTTGGCGCACGTCCCGTTGAGCAGAAGAAGGGTGCCGACAGGGGCATAGATGGCCGTCTCTACTTTCACGATGAAGGTGAAGGCGGCAAAACGAAGCAGATCATTCTGTCAGTGAAGGCCGGTAACGTAACAGTCGCGCATGTTCGTGACCTCCGAGGCGTACTGGACCGGGAGAAGGCCGAGATTGGTGTGCTCATCAGCATGGAGGAGCCGACCAAGCAGATGAGAGCGGAGGTGGCGGGTGCTGGCTTCTATCTCTCGCCAGTCTGGGGGAGGAAACATCCTCGCCTGCAGGTTCTCACTGTCGCAGAACTTCTTGAGGGCAAGCGAATTGACTACCCACCTTCTGGACAGGTCAACGTCACCTTCAAGAAAGCGCCAAAGGCGAAGGCGAGAGAGGCTGAGCAGTTGACGCTCGCGGCTGAAGACAAGGCGGAGTATCGGACCAAGGGCAGGTGA